Genomic segment of Umezawaea sp. Da 62-37:
CCCAGCCACCCGCCAGGAGCACCAGTGCGAACGCGGTCATCGCGGCGAGCGCCTCGGTCGGTCCGAGGACGCCGAACGCGCGGCGCAGCACCGACTTGTCGATCAACGAACCGGTGCGGGCCGGTCCGCGCATGGTGCGCGGGTTCGGCCGCTCGGTGCCCAGCGCCAAGGCGGGCAGCAGGTCCGTGCCGATGTCGAGCGCCAGGATTTGCAGGACGGTCAGCGCGAGCGGGATCTGCCCACCCGACAACGCCCACACCACGAACGGCGTGAGCTCGGCGACGTTGTCGGTCAGGTGGTAGGTCAGGAACCGGCGGATGTTGGCGTAGGTCGCGCGGCCCAACTCGACGGCGGCGACGATCGTGCCGAAATGGTCGTCCAGCAGGACCAGGTCGGCGGCTTCCCTGGCCACGTCGGTGCCGGAGGCGCCCATGGCCACGCCGATGTCGGCCGCTCGCAGGGCGGGCCCGTCGTTCACGCCGTCGCCGGTCATCGCGACGACGTGTCCCCTGCGCTGCAAGGCTTTCGCGATCCGCAGCTTGTCCTCGGGCGTCACCCTGGCGATGACCACGCCGTCGCGGTCGAGCAGTTCACCCAGAGCGGCCGCGTCCTCGGGCAGGTCGGCTCCCTCCACCACCAACTCGTCCGGCCCCAGAAGTCCCACTTCCACGGCGATGGCCCGTGCGGTGGCCGGGTGGTCCCCGGTGACCATGGCGACCTTGATCCCCGCGGTCCGGCACGATTCGAGCGCTCCGGCGACGTCGTCGCGCGGCGGGTCCTGCAACCCCACCAGGCCGAGCAGGGTCAGGTCCGTCTCGGCGTGCTCCCATCCGGTGTCGTCACCCGGCCGTGTCGAACGGCGTGCGACGGCGAGCACCCGGAGTCCCTGGGCACCGAACCGGGTCATCGCCTCAAGGGCGGCGTCCTGGTCGCCGCACAGGGGCAGCACGGCGTCGGGCGCACCCGTGACGTGAACGCCGTCGACGTCGACCACGGACGACCGTCTGCGGTGCGGGTCGAACGGGTAGCGCACACCATCGACCGTCTGCGCGGTCACGCCGAGCCTGGCCGCCAGCACGTGAAGGGCGACCTCCATCGGATCGCCGACCGGGTGCCAGCCGTCCTGATCGCGCTGGACATGCGCCGTCGGCGAGCAGCGGACGGCACTCGCGGCCAACACGCCGAGGCGGCGCACGGCGGCTTGATCACCCGTCGCGGCTCCGGTGGGTTCGTAGCCGGTGCCGGTGATGGCGACTTCGCCGAGCGAGGTCCACGCGCGCACGACCGACATCTCGTTGCGGGTCAACGTCCCGGTCTTGTCCGTGCAGATGAAGGTGGTGGACCCCAGGGTCTCCACCGCGTCCAGTCGCCGCACCAGCGCGTGCCGACCGGCCATGTTCTGCGCGGCTCGCGCAAGGGACAGGGTCACGGTCGGCAGTAGGCCTTCGGGTACGAGCGCGACCGTGACGCCGATCGCGAACAGGAAGCCGTCGGTCGTCGACAGCCCGAGGAGCATGGCCAATCCGAAGAACGCGGCACCGACACCGACCGCGACGAGGCCGATGACGCTGACGACCTTGTGCAGCTGCACCGACAGCGGGCTCGGCGGTCGTTCCGCCTGCTGGGTGAGCGTGGCGATGCCCGCGAGCTTCGTGTGCACACCGGTCGCGGTCGCGACGACGGTCGCCTCGCCTTCGGACACGTAGGTGCCCGCGTGCACGCTGTCGCCCACGGCGGGGCGCACGGGGACGCTCTCGCCGGTGAGCATCGATTCGTCCACGGACAGCCCCGCGGCGGTGTGCACTTCGCAGTCGGCGCACACGCGGTCGCCTGCTTCGAGCAGGATCTCGTCGCCCACCACCAGGTCGGCCGCGTCGACCACGACAGGTTTGCCGTCGCGGTGCACGGTCGCCTTGGCGGGCATGAGATCGCCGAGTCGTTGTGCGGCGCGGTCCGCGCGGAACTCCTGGGCGAACGCGAACGCGCCGTTGAGCACGACGACCACGGTGATCGCGATGGCCAGCGCGGGCATCCCCGCGACGAGCGAGAGCACGGCGGCGCCCCAGAGCATCAACGCGAAGGCGTGGACCATCTGCTTGAGCAGCAGCACCAGGGGATGGCGCTTGTGCGCCCGTGGCAGCACGTTCGGGCCGTCGGCGCGCAATCGCTCCGCGGCCTCGGTCGACGTGAGTCCGCCGGTAGTGGACGTCATCGGACTTCCTTCACATCGAGGCGCGCGAGTGCGCACTGCTCAGCACTCTGCGCTCGCGGGTGGCCGCGGGGCAGTGCGCTTGGCCTCTCCGCCACGGTGACCTAGGCCCCTACCCCTGCCGCCTGGATGGGGTCAGGCTTCGGATGACCGAGAACTCTCCCGACAGGAGCGATGACGTGGACCTTCCCCTGATCGTGGTGGGCGTGGACGGATCACCCGCCAGCCGTACCGCGTTGCGCTGGGCGCTGAACGAGGCCAAACGCAGCGGTGCCGCGGTCGAGGCGACCATGGCCTGGCAGCACGAGTCCGAGTTCGTGCCCGCAGTCTCGCTCGGCGTGCACCCGTACGCGGAAGTGCTGCCGCAGCAGCACCACCATCCCGCTCGGGTGCTGCACGACCTCGTGACGGAGATCCGCGCCGAACTGCCGGACGCGCCGGAGATCGCCGAAGTGACCATCACCGGCGACGCCTCGACCGCGCTCCTGCGGGCGTCCCGGCAGGCAGCCCTGCTCGTCGTCGGCAGGCACGCCCACGGCCCGCTCACCGAAGCCCTGCTCGGCAGCGTGACCACCGACTGCATCCGGCACGCCGCGTGCCCGGTCGTGGTGATCCCGCCGGGCGTCACCACCCGGTCCGCCGACGCCGTGCGGGTCGCGGCGCGCTGAAGGTCCCGGCGAACGCGGTCCCTTCGCCACTGCGGGGTTCGCACCATCCGGAGCACCGTCAGGGCATGACCTCCCCTCCGCTGTCCGGACCTCGGTGCGCACGTGGTGGACCGAGGGCGTGTCGTGGCTCCTGGCCGCGCTGCTCCTCACCGCCACCCTCTACGGGCTGCTGGCCGAGCACGCCTACCGGCTCTCCCGTTCGCTGGAGCTGCAGGGGATCGCCCAGGACGTGCTGACGCTCGCGACGATCCCCGTGCTCCTGTGGGCCGCCCGTCGCAGCCGCGCGGGTTCGCTGCCGGGCCACCTGCTGTGGCTGGGAACGCTGGCCTACCTCGCCTACAGCTACCTCGTCTACGCGATCGGCGTGCCGCAGAACCCGGCGTTCCTGCTCTACACCTCGATCCTCGCCCTCTCGGTCGCCGCCCTGATCGACGGGATCGGCCGGATCGACGCGCGGAAGGTCTGCCCCGCGTTCGACGGCCGGGGTCACAAGGGGACCGGCTGGTTCCTCATCGCCTTCGGCTCCGCTTTCGCGGCTCTGTGGCTGTCGGACATCGTGCCCACCATCGGCGGTGGGTTGCCGGGAACGATCGGTGCAGGCGAACTGCCCAACCCCGTGTACGTGGCCGACCTCGCGTTCGCCCTGCCCGCGGTGGTGGCGACCGGGGCGGCGCTCGTGCGTGGCCACGTCGCCGCTCCGGTCCTCGGTGCGGTGGTGCTGGTGAAGGTCGTGACGCTCGGCCTGGCGATCTCGGCGATGGCCGTGGCCATCCTGCTCGACGGCGGCGACCCCGGCTGGCCGGTCGTCGCGCTCGTCGCGGTGATGATCGCGGTCTGCACGACGATCCTCGTCCGTGGCGCCCGCAGACTAGGTGTGCCCGCCTCGGGATGGCTCAGGGAGACGTTGTGGGAGCGCTGACCACGGTGGTCCCCTCGGTGCCGTCCAGCACGGCGGCCGCCGCGGTCAAGGAGCCGATGGCGGCCGCGTGACCGGTCGCCGCGACGAACCTGCGGCAGGCCTCGACCTTCGGGCCCATGGACCCGGCGGCGAACTCCAGGTGCGCCAGTTCGTCGAGGTCGAGGATGGGCAGGGGCTGGGCGTTCGTCGTGCCGAAGTCCCGCACGACGGCGGGGACGTCGGTGAGCAGGACCAGCCGGTCCGCCTTCAGGTCGATCGCCAACAAGGCCGCGGTGAGGTCCTTGTCCACCACGGCCTCCACTCCGTTGAGCCGTCCGTGGCCGTCGTCCACCACGGGCGCTCCTCCGCCGCCGCCGCACACCACGACGGTGCCCGCGTCCACGAGGCGTGCGACGGAGTCCGCCTCGACCAGACGAAGCGGCTCCGGTGACGCGACGACCCGACGCCAGTGCGCGCCGTCCGCCGCGATCCTCCAGCCGTGCGTTTCGGCGAGCCGCCGCCCTTCCCCTTCCGAGTAGACGGGACCGACGAACTTCGTGGGAGTGGCGAACGCCGGGTCGGCCGCGTCGACGACGGTCTGGGTGACGATGGCGAGCACCGGTCGGCGGACGCCCGCGTTGCGCAGCGACTGCGCCAGCCAGTAGCCGATCATCCCCTGGGTCTGCGCACCGAGCACGTCCAGCGGGTACGGGCGGCTCAGCGACGGGTCGGCCTGGCTCTCCAGGGCCAGCAGACCGACCTGCGGCCCGTTCCCGTGGCAGATCACCAGCTCGTGGTCGGCGGCGAGCGGAGCGAGGGCCTCAGCCGCCGCGCGCACGTGGTGCAGTTGGATGGCGGCGTCGGGTTTCTCGCCGCGGGCGAGCAGCGCGTTGCCGCCAAGTGCGATCACGATGCGCACGTCACGACGCCAATCCGGTGACGAGGACGGCTTTGATGGTGTGCAGCCGGTTCTCGGCCTGGTCGAAGACGATCGAGCGCGGTGAGGAGAACACCTCGTCGGTGACCTCGGCGCCGTCGAGTCCGTACCGCTCGTGCAGGTGTTCGCCGATGACGGTGGTGCGGTCGTGGATGGCGGGCAGGCAGTGCAGGAACTTGGTGTCGGGCTTGCCGGTGGCCTTCATCAGCGCCTCGGTGACCCGGTACGGGGTCAGCAGCGGCACGCGGACGTCCCACTGCTCCGGCGAGTCGCCCATGCTGACCCACACGTCGGTGTAGACGAAGTCGACGCCGTCCACGCCCTGCTCGGCGTCCTCGGTGACCAGGACCCTGGCTCCGCTGGTCTTCGCGAGTTCACGGGCGGTGGCTACGACGTCGGCGGGCGGTCGGAGTTCGCGAGGTGCGGCAATGCGGACGTCCATGCCGAGAAGTGCCCCCGTGATCAGCAGGGACCGGGCCACGTTGTTGTGGCCGTCGCCGACGAAGCAGACGCTGATGCGCTCGACCGGGCCGGGGTGGTGTTCGGTCATGGTCAAGACGTCGGCGAGCATCTGGGTGGGGTGCCAGGAGTCGGTGAGCCCGTTCCACACCGGCACTCCGGCGTTGTCGGCCAACTGCTCGACCGTCTCCTGGGCGAAGCCGCGGAACTCGATGCCGTCGAACATCCGGCCCAGCACCTTCGCGGTGTCGGGCACGGACTCGTCGCGACCCATGTGCGTTCCGGCGGGGTCGAGGTAGGTCACGTGCGCGCCCTGGTCGTGGGCCGCGACCTCGAACGCGCACCGGGTGCGCGTGGAGGTCTTCTCGAACACCAGGGCGATGTTCTTGTCCGTCAACGACTTCCGCTCGACGCCCGCCTCCTTCGCGCGCTTGAGGTCTGCGGCCAGCGCGACCAGTGCGAGGAACCGGGTCTTGTCGAGGTCGAGTTCTCGGAGCAGCGAGCCGGGGTGGCGCATGGGAATTCCTTCGCTGTGAGGGGTGTCAGATGCCGTCGCGCTGGATGGGGCAGGTCATGCAGCGGGCACCACCGCGGCCGCGGCCGAGTTCGTTGCCGGGGATGCTGATGACCTCGATGCCGTGGTCGCGCAGCATCGTGTTGGTGACGGTGTTGCGCTCGTAGCCCACGACCACGCCGGGCGACAGGGTCAGGAAGTTGTTGGCGTCGTCCCACTGCTCGCGTTCGGCGGCGCGCGCGTCCTCGTCGGCGCACAAGACGCGGAGCCCGTCGATGCCGAGCGCGTCGGCGATCGTGGTGAACAGGTCGTCGCGCTGGTCCACGCGCAGGCCGGCGGATGCGCGTTCGACGACCTCTTCCGGATCGACCGGGGTGATGACCCGGGTGCGCAGCGACTTCGGGTCCAGGCCGGGGTAGCGGACGAACGTGTCCACGTCGATCATCGTGAGGATCGTGTCCAGGTGCATGAACGCGTGCGACCGGGGCAGTTGGACGGCGATCACGGTGGTGGCCTGGCCGGTCCGGAACAACTCACGGGCCAGGATCTCGACGCCCATCGCGGTGGTGCGCTCCCCCATCCCGATGAGCACCACTCCGCGGCCGAGGACGAGCACATCGCCGCCCTCGATGGTGGCGGGCTGGTGGTTCTCGTCGTCGGCCCCGTAGTAGAACGGGAAATCCTGCGACTCGAACAGGGGGTGGAAGCCGTAGACGGCGCGGCAGTGCAGCGATTCGCGTTGCCGGGCGGGCTTGGCCATCGGATTGATGGTCACGCCGCCGTAGACCCAGGCCGAGCTGTCTCGGGGGAACAGCGTGTTGGGCAACGGGGGCAACACGAAGTCGTCGAGCCCCAGGGTCGACCAGCGCAGGCTGTGCACGTCCAGCGGCGACAGGTCGGCGCGGGTCACTCCCCCGATCAACAGCTCGGCCAACGTGGCGGGGTCGATCTTCTCGGTGAACTCGCGCAGCGGCTCGACCAGCGTCGGACCCACGAGTTCGGGGGTGCAGACCCGGTCCAGCACGAACGCCCTGGCGTCCGGCAGGGCGAGCGTCTCGGCGAGCAGGACGTCGGTGTGGTGCACGACGACGTCGTGGTCACGCAGCACCTGGGCGAAGGTGTCGTGCTCCTCACGGGCCTTGGCCGCCCACAGGACGTCGTCGAACAGCAGTTCGTCGCAGTTGCTCGGCGTGAGTCGGCTCAGCTCCAGTCCTGGGCGGTGGACGATGGCCTCTCGCAGCGTGCCGACTTCCGAGTGCACTCCGAGCGTGCGGATCACTGGTTCGTCCTTGTCTCAAGAGTGGCTTCGGCCGGCGTCTCGCCGTATTCGCGGTGTCCGACCTTGAGCCAGATGTAGAGCGGCAGTCCGAGCAGCAGGCAGATGACGCCGTAGTAGACGGCCTGGTAGCCGCTGCCCGCGAGCGCCCAGAACGAGAAGACCAGCGCCAGCGCGGACACCCCGCAGTCGCGCACCAGGTGCGGCCACCGCATCTGCTTGCCGCGGGACAGCAGCCAGTACAACTGGGCGCCCGCGCTGAACAGATAAGGCACCACCGCGGTGAAGACGGACAGGAGCACCAGCGTGGTGAACACCTGGTCGAAACTGGTGTAGCTCACGACGGTGAGCACGGTGGCGAGAACGGTCGAGCTGACGATGCCGAAGACCGGGACGCCGCGGCGGGTGCGGGCGAACCGCTCCGGGAACAGCCGGTCCTTCGCGGCGGCCAACGGCATCTCGCCGATGATCAGCGTCCAGCCGATCAGCGAACCGAGCCCGGACACCACGGCGGCGACTGCCACTGCCTGTCCGGCCCAATGGCCGCCGAAGATCGCGTCCGCCGACGCGGTGAACGGCGCCGTCGAGACCTGCAACGCCGCGTTGGGCACGGTGCCGAACACCGTAAGGGTGCCGAGGATGTAGACGACCGCGCAGCCGATGGTGCCCAGCACGGTGGCGCGGCCGACGTTGCGCTTCGGGTCGCGCACCCGGCCCGCCGCGACGGAGGCGGTCTCGATACCGATGTAGCTGAACAGGGCGATGGCGGCGGCAGCGGAGATCGCGCCGCCGATGGAGGTGCCGCCGGCGTTGAACGGCCCGAAGTTGGCGGTCTTGATGAACAACAGGCCGATGGTGGCCATGAACAACAACGGCAGGAACTTCAGCACCGTCGTCACGATCTGCGTCACGGCCATGTTCCGCAGGCCGGACAGGTTGATCACGGCGGGGATCCACAGCCCCGCCAAGGCGATGGCGATCGACCAACCCACGACGTGGTCGGTGTTCACGAACACCTCGGCGTACCCGACCAGAGCCACCACGATGGCCGCGTTGCCCGCCCATGCGGTGATCCAGTAGCACCACGCCGTGAGGAAGCCGCCGAACTCGCCGAAGGCCTCCCTGGCGTAGACGTAGGGCCCTCCGGAGCCGCGGACCCGTTTGGACAGCGCGCCGAACGTCAGTGCCAGCGCCAGCGCGCCGATCGTGACGAGGACGAACGCCACCAGGCTGATCGGTCCGAACGCGGCCAGCGCGGTCGGCAGACCGAACACCCCGGTGCCGATCACCGAGCCGATCACCAGCGCGGTGGCTGTGGGCAGGCCGAACGTGCCGGATTTCGATGTCGGCTTGCCCTGGTCGGGTGTCGTGTCGCGCTCGGTGTCGATGACGGGTGTGCTCATGGGCGTCTCCTTCGCGAGGCCGAGGACCGACCGCGTCTGCGAAGGCCATGGCCAAGCCTGTCCGCGTCGACGACCGCGGCCCACAGCCGGACGTCACGACGGGGCAGGGTCGTTGGTCCCTGGTGCCGGAATATCTACAGTGGACTGAACCGCGCACGGCGTCCTTGAGGATGCCGAGCCTTTCCTTGCCGGCGGGACAACCGGAATCGGCCTACCGTGATGCCATGGCCACCGAGCCGAGTCCCCGATGAAACCTCCGGACGGAACTTCTCCGGCCAGGCCGGCGACGCACGAGGCCGAAGCGCACCACGGTGGCTTGTCACGGAGGATGAATTGGCTGCGGGCCGGTGTGTTGGGCGCCAACGACGGCATCGTGTCGACAGCGGGTTTGGTGGTGGGTGTGGCCGGTGCCACCGCGGCGACCGGTCCGGTCCTCACCGCGGGCATCGCGGGAGTCGTCGCGGGTGCCGTCTCCATGGCGCTGGGCGAGTACGTGTCGGTGAGCAGCCAACGCGACACCGAGCGGTCCCTCCTGGCCAGGGAGCGGGCCGAACTCGACCTGTTCCCCGATGAAGAACTCGATGAACTGACCGCGCTGTACGTGGCCAAGGGACTCAAGCAGGAGACAGCCCGACAGGTGGCCGAAGAGTTGACCGGCCACGACGCCTTCGCCGCGCACGCCGACGTCGAACTGGGCATCGACCCGCACGCCCTCACCAACCCCCTTCACGCCGCGGGGGCCTCGGCGATCGCGTTCGTCCTCGGATCAGCGCTTCCGCTGGTGGCGATCCTGGTGCCGCCACCGGGTGCGCGGATCGCCGTCACGTTCGTCGTGGTCCTGTTCGCACTGGCCGTGACCGGCGTTGTGAGCGCTCACCTGGGGGCCGCGGGCAAGGTCGCGGCCGTCGTCCGATTGGTCGCCGGAGGGGCGCTCGCCATGCTCGTGACCTTCGGCATCGGACAGCTCGTCGGCGCCACCGTCCTCTGAACCCCGGCCCGATCCTCGTCATGCCGGTGCACGCGATCACCGCGCTGTCGATCCCGCTACCGGGACTTTCGGCGTCGACAGCGCCGTGATGACGACGCTCACCAGCATCGCCGCGAGGATCGCGTGCACCCTCCCCCGGTGCCAGCAGGTGGTTTCCTGTGCCGAACGCGCCCAGCCAGACGAAGAACACCGGCGCGAGGAATCCGTCGGTCACCGCGAAGAGTTGCCCGGCCAGCACGTCCCGGATCCTCGGCCAGCGGCAGCGCAACGATGCAGACGGTGTCCGCGACGGCCACATGCACCACCTTCGCCAGTGCCACGGGCGTGCGCACTCCGGAGCCCGTGACGGTCGGGACGACCAGCGCGGCCGAGCGCGCCGCGCAACGACACGTCGCCTAGTAGGACGTGGCTGCCCACTTCGAGCATCACCAGCGCCAACCCCAGCAGGCTCATCGCACCTCCTGGTTCCGCGGCCCGGACCGACCAGGGAAAGCAGTGCGGAGACGATGCCACGACACCAAACCCGCACCCTGCCCGACCAAGGCACTCCGACGCAGTACGGAAGGGACCGGCGGCACTGCCCCTGGCCTCCGGTACGAGCGACCTTGTGGACACAGCACATCCGCACTTCCAGGAGGTCCGCATGACATCGACCGCAGCTCCCTACCCGGTCCACGTCCGCGGCCGCCTCGACCCCGGCCTGAACCGGTGGCTCTGGCTGGTCAAGTGGTTCCTGGCGATCCCGCACTACGTCGTGCTGACCTTCCTGTGGCTGGGCTTCTCCGTCGTCAGCCTGGCGGCGTTCGTCGCCATCCTGATCACCGGCCGCTACCCGCGCCCGCTGTTCGACTTCGCGGTCGGCGTGCTGCGCTGGACCTGGCGGGTCAGCTACTACGCCTACGGCGCGCTGGGCACCGACCGGTACCCGCCGTTCAGCCTCGGCGAGGAACCCGACTACCCCGCGACCCTGGAAATCCCCTACCCGGAGCACCTGTCCCGCGGACTGGTCCTGGTCAAGTGGTGGCTGCTCGCCATTCCCCACTACCTGGTCGTCGGCGTGTTCATCGGTGGCAGCGGATACCTCGCCGCCCAGTCCGACCAGTGGGCCTGGAGCTTCGGCGGCGGACTGGTCGGTGTGCTCGCGCTCATCGCGGGCGTCGTGCTGCTGTTCACCGGCCGCTACCCGCAGGGCGTGTTCGACTTCATGCTCGGCATGGACCGCTGGGTCCTGCGCGTCGCCGCCTACGCCGGACTGCTCACCGACGCCTACCCGCCCTTCCGGCTCGACACCGGCGGCGACGACCCCTCCACGACCCGCATCGACCCCGGCACGACGACTCCCCCGGCGAGTGGCCCGACCGACGGGCATCCCGGCCGGATCGTCGCCGTGGTCGTCGGGGCGCTCCTGCTGCTCACCGGCGGAGGACTCCTCACCGGCGGCGGCGTCGCGATCTGGGCCGACCAGACCCAGCGGGACGCCGACGGCTACCTCACCACCGGCACCCGGACGTTCCACAGCGACGGCTACGCACTGGAGTTCGAGACGGTGGATCTCCAGTGGTCTGCTGACAACCCGATCACCGGCGAGGACGTGCTCGGCCCGATCCGCATCCGCACCGGCGACACCCCGGTGTTCGTCGGCATCGCCCGGCAGCAGGACGTCACCACATACCTGGCCACCGTGGACCACGACGTCGTGGCGACTGTGGTGGACACCAACGGAGTGCACTACGACCACCGCGCCGGCAGCGCACCTGCCATCGCGCCCGAAGCGCTGCGCATCTGGACGGCCTCCGTCTCGGAAGCCGACCGCACCCTCGACTGGACCCCGCGGTCCGGTCAGTGGACCGCCGTGGTGATGAACGTCGACGGCTCCCGCCCCGTCACCGCCGACCTCGCCATCGGCGCGACCGCGCCCGTCCTGGGCGCGCTGACCACCGGCCTCGTCGCCGGTGGTTGCGCGCTGGTCGTGCTCGGCGTCGTCATGATCCTGCTGGGCGCTTGGCGGCGCCCGAAGCACCTGCCCCGCACCCCCGAACCGAAGCAGGTCGGTTGATCCACGATGGCTGTGGCCACGCGGAGACGTTCCGCGTGGCCACAGCCATGTGCGGGAGAGGTCAGGAGTGCGCCGGGCGTCGAGTCGTTCCCGCCCAGCGCTTCGCGGTGCTGAAGTACGCGGCACGGCGCCGGACGTGGCGATGCCCGCCGTAACTCCGCCGCACGGTCGGAGTGACGGCGGCAACGCGGTAGAAGTACCGCTTGCCGACCTCGATCAGCGCGAGGTAGCACACCACCATGCCGACCAGCGCGGCGAAGAACGCGCCGGGCAGCGGCTGGAAGCCCAGCGCGGTCGCGAGCGGCGTGGCGGGGAGGACGGCGCCAACCAGCACGACGCCCAGCGCGGCCAGGGTCAACGGCAGGCTGGGGTGGCTGCGGAAGAACGGCACGCGACGAGTGCGGATCGCGAAGATCACCAGGGTTTGGGTCGCCAACGACTCCACGAACCAGCCCGACCGGAATTGCGCCGGGCCGGAGTGGAACACCCACAGCATCACCGCGAACGTGCCGAAGTCGAACACCGAACTGAGCGGCCCGAAGAAGACCATGAAGCGGCGGATGAAAGCGATGTCCCAGTGCGACGGTCGGCGTAGTTGCTCCTCGTCGACGTTGTCGGTGGGGATGGCGAGCTGGCTGGCGTCGTAGAGCAGGTTGTTGAGCAGGATCTGCGACGGCAGCATCGGCAGGAACGCCAGGAACAGCGACGCGCCCGCGGCCGACGCCATGTTGCCGAAGTTGCTGGACGTGCCCATCAGCACGTACTTGATGGTGTTGGCGAAAATCCGACGGCCTTCGGCCACACCGTCGGCGAGCACGCCGAGGTCTTTCTCCAACAGGATGACGTCGGCCGCGTCCTTGGCGACGTCGGTGGCCGAGTCGACCGAGATGCCCACGTCGGCGGCGTGCAGGGCGAGCGCGTCGTTGACACCGTCACCGAGGAACGCCACCCCGCCGCGGGCCTTCCGCTGGACCCGCACGATCCGCGCCTTGTGCTCGGGGCTGACCCTGGCGAACACCGTGGTGCGCACGATCGCCTCGCCGAGTTCGTCGTCGTCGAGGGCGTCGATGTCGACGCCGGTCAGCGCGACGGCGTCGCCGAGTCCGAGGTCGCGGCAGACCGTGACCGCGACCTCCGCGTTGTCGCCGGTGACGACCTTCACCGCGATGCCGAGGTCGGCCAGCCTGCGCAGCGCCTCCGCGGCGTCCTGCTTGGGCGGGTCGAGGAACACCAGCAGCCCCATCAGCGTCAGCCTGTGCTCGTCTTCAGGGGTCAGGCCCGCGGGGGCGGGGCGGGTGGCGACGGCGACGACCCGGTTGCCCGCCGCGAACTCCGCCGCCAACGCCTCCCGTGCCGCCGGGGGTACGTCGACGCAGCGTTCCAGCACGGT
This window contains:
- the mgtA gene encoding magnesium-translocating P-type ATPase, whose protein sequence is MTIAEPAPPRHRSRTTGVVGAAALPVVEVLREFEVEAGAGLAGTEVLRRQARYGPNAVATHRARPVAVLLHQLRSPLLGLLVIAAIASYVVGQHSDAVIIGVIVALSVGLGFFNEYRAEKAAEALHSEIHHSTVTVRDGRPSPVDVTTLVPGDVVELRLGDVVPADIRLIEVTGLECDESVLTGESLPVDKTTAEVPVGTPLADLAGCALMGTVVHAGSAVGVVVATGAATEFGKIAAGLDTRQLDTEFQVGLRRFSMLLVYVAGGLTTSIFVVNVVLDRPIIDALLFSLAIAVGITPQLLPAVVSTSLAAGSRRMRKRKVLVKRLVCIEDLGDVDVLFTDKTGTLTHGRVDFARAVPAGDDTAAEVLGWGLLCTESEGGNPLDRALWASPAGKVAVAVERLAVLPFDHDRRMVSVIVRDSAGVSTMVTKGAPETVLERCVDVPPAAREALAAEFAAGNRVVAVATRPAPAGLTPEDEHRLTLMGLLVFLDPPKQDAAEALRRLADLGIAVKVVTGDNAEVAVTVCRDLGLGDAVALTGVDIDALDDDELGEAIVRTTVFARVSPEHKARIVRVQRKARGGVAFLGDGVNDALALHAADVGISVDSATDVAKDAADVILLEKDLGVLADGVAEGRRIFANTIKYVLMGTSSNFGNMASAAGASLFLAFLPMLPSQILLNNLLYDASQLAIPTDNVDEEQLRRPSHWDIAFIRRFMVFFGPLSSVFDFGTFAVMLWVFHSGPAQFRSGWFVESLATQTLVIFAIRTRRVPFFRSHPSLPLTLAALGVVLVGAVLPATPLATALGFQPLPGAFFAALVGMVVCYLALIEVGKRYFYRVAAVTPTVRRSYGGHRHVRRRAAYFSTAKRWAGTTRRPAHS
- a CDS encoding DUF4389 domain-containing protein → MTSTAAPYPVHVRGRLDPGLNRWLWLVKWFLAIPHYVVLTFLWLGFSVVSLAAFVAILITGRYPRPLFDFAVGVLRWTWRVSYYAYGALGTDRYPPFSLGEEPDYPATLEIPYPEHLSRGLVLVKWWLLAIPHYLVVGVFIGGSGYLAAQSDQWAWSFGGGLVGVLALIAGVVLLFTGRYPQGVFDFMLGMDRWVLRVAAYAGLLTDAYPPFRLDTGGDDPSTTRIDPGTTTPPASGPTDGHPGRIVAVVVGALLLLTGGGLLTGGGVAIWADQTQRDADGYLTTGTRTFHSDGYALEFETVDLQWSADNPITGEDVLGPIRIRTGDTPVFVGIARQQDVTTYLATVDHDVVATVVDTNGVHYDHRAGSAPAIAPEALRIWTASVSEADRTLDWTPRSGQWTAVVMNVDGSRPVTADLAIGATAPVLGALTTGLVAGGCALVVLGVVMILLGAWRRPKHLPRTPEPKQVG